A genome region from Solirubrobacter pauli includes the following:
- a CDS encoding LVIVD repeat-containing protein codes for MAAAAPAQAQVEQPAGAIKNMELVGNVPEAKNATAINFMTYGKKDRGHGRFDWIWDWFDKPGVGKGRDKGQTVMLVTGRFGLKTYDLSDPAKPKFLDEITSEELRLPGDPPYSASNPTSTFWQNEDMDVDSKRKLALLSRDPRAFRGSTTRSPGDADPNGATNIAGVYVVDAKNPADLKLLSFKELPTGHTTSCVNDCEWLWTGGPAPTTKQEQAGWLGGRPIIATDLRDPKNPVSYPQKPVDLFRQDGVTAYAHDVDVDDLGIAWVAGLGGTRGYWTDGVHWDPVQGKIRRATPIDPVPYAGGGLSPTTTSEKFNPGVSQLSPLPDGNAGGWMHNSWRPVGLNAPRTDWRYLKGELLLGTEEWFGAGANACRDEGKFTISSLKGSYNGEGWRSTPEKPFRMEAVGSWAPADNEGTVYNLGSCSAHYFDVDGSIVTYGWYGQGTRILDISNPAKPIQIAYFRPDGGNVWASYNEGGYIYTADAARGVDILKLKPGAKAASSKAKEVNAPAMSKAQVAYLKNVAAKQWVADPSTGGLCLLPVF; via the coding sequence GTGGCCGCCGCCGCACCGGCGCAGGCGCAGGTCGAGCAGCCGGCCGGCGCGATCAAGAACATGGAGCTGGTCGGCAACGTGCCGGAGGCCAAGAACGCCACGGCGATCAACTTCATGACCTATGGGAAGAAGGACCGCGGTCACGGTCGCTTCGACTGGATCTGGGACTGGTTCGACAAGCCCGGTGTCGGCAAGGGGCGGGACAAGGGCCAGACCGTCATGCTCGTCACGGGCCGCTTCGGCCTCAAGACGTACGACCTGTCCGACCCGGCGAAGCCGAAGTTCCTCGACGAGATCACCTCCGAGGAGCTGCGCCTCCCGGGTGACCCGCCGTACTCGGCGTCGAACCCGACGTCGACGTTCTGGCAGAACGAGGACATGGACGTCGACTCCAAGCGCAAGCTCGCGCTGCTGTCACGCGACCCGCGCGCGTTCCGTGGCTCCACGACCCGCTCGCCGGGCGATGCCGATCCGAACGGCGCGACCAACATCGCCGGCGTCTACGTGGTCGACGCCAAGAACCCGGCCGACCTGAAGCTGCTCTCGTTCAAGGAGCTGCCGACGGGGCACACGACGTCCTGCGTCAACGACTGCGAGTGGCTGTGGACCGGCGGCCCGGCCCCGACCACCAAGCAGGAGCAGGCGGGCTGGCTGGGTGGCCGCCCGATCATCGCGACCGACCTGCGTGACCCGAAGAACCCGGTCTCCTACCCGCAGAAGCCGGTCGACCTCTTCCGCCAGGACGGCGTCACCGCCTACGCGCACGACGTCGACGTCGACGACCTCGGCATCGCCTGGGTCGCGGGCCTCGGCGGCACGCGCGGCTACTGGACCGACGGCGTCCACTGGGATCCGGTGCAGGGCAAGATCCGCCGCGCGACGCCGATCGACCCGGTGCCGTACGCCGGCGGCGGCCTCTCGCCGACGACCACGAGCGAGAAGTTCAACCCCGGCGTCTCCCAGCTGTCACCGCTGCCCGACGGCAACGCGGGCGGCTGGATGCACAACAGCTGGCGGCCGGTCGGGCTCAACGCGCCGCGGACCGACTGGCGCTACCTCAAGGGCGAGCTCCTGCTCGGCACCGAGGAGTGGTTCGGCGCGGGCGCGAACGCGTGCCGCGACGAGGGCAAGTTCACGATCTCGTCGCTGAAGGGCTCCTACAACGGCGAGGGCTGGCGCTCGACGCCGGAGAAGCCGTTCCGGATGGAGGCCGTCGGCTCGTGGGCCCCGGCCGACAACGAGGGCACGGTCTACAACCTCGGCTCCTGCTCGGCGCACTACTTCGACGTCGACGGCTCGATCGTGACGTACGGCTGGTACGGCCAGGGCACGCGCATCCTCGACATCTCGAACCCGGCGAAGCCGATCCAGATCGCCTACTTCCGCCCCGACGGCGGCAACGTGTGGGCGTCCTACAACGAGGGCGGCTACATCTACACCGCCGACGCCGCCCGCGGTGTGGACATCCTCAAGCTCAAGCCGGGCGCCAAGGCGGCGTCCAGCAAGGCGAAGGAGGTCAACGCGCCGGCGATGTCCAAGGCGCAGGTCGCCTACCTGAAGAACGTCGCCGCCAAGCAGTGGGTGGCGGACCCGAGCACCGGCGGGCTCTGCCTGCTGCCGGTCTTCTAG